Proteins from a genomic interval of Streptomyces sp. Tu6071:
- a CDS encoding tyrosine-type recombinase/integrase: protein MGNTKGSRRRFGAVRQYRSGRWTASYPDPSGLVRRAPITFATKSEAEVWLSQVEADLTRGDWQDPDAGAVNFETYAVQWVAERGLSATTAELYRRLLRLHILPTFGTWDLDEITPPRVRTWRAERLVETGTATTVAKAYRLLKAILETATDDELIRRNPCRIRGAGKESAPERQVATVAQVDALADALGPRWRLMVYLGAYGPLRPEEQAELRRRDVDLDTMTIRVRMAAPELTTGRRVPGDTKSEAGRRLIVLPSFLRTDLRRHLDWYAEKGPDGLLFVGEKGKPFRRSTFGRKWRRAREVVGVPDGFRFYDLRHTGHTMATRSGATLKDTMVRAGQSSERAALIYQHSDLSRQQEIATGLDALVRTERERAKEGDAGPSGADLVQDA from the coding sequence ATGGGAAACACCAAAGGATCTCGACGCCGATTCGGGGCCGTACGGCAGTACCGCTCGGGTCGGTGGACCGCAAGTTACCCGGACCCGTCCGGTCTCGTGCGGCGGGCGCCCATCACGTTCGCGACGAAGTCTGAAGCGGAAGTCTGGCTCTCCCAGGTAGAAGCCGACCTGACAAGGGGTGACTGGCAGGACCCGGATGCCGGGGCGGTGAACTTCGAGACCTACGCCGTCCAATGGGTCGCAGAACGCGGTCTGTCCGCCACGACGGCGGAGTTGTACCGGCGCCTGCTGCGGCTCCACATCCTGCCGACGTTCGGGACGTGGGACCTTGACGAGATCACGCCGCCAAGGGTCCGCACCTGGCGAGCCGAACGGCTCGTGGAGACCGGCACAGCCACCACCGTGGCAAAGGCGTATCGCCTCCTCAAAGCCATCCTCGAAACGGCAACGGATGATGAGCTGATCCGCCGGAACCCCTGCCGCATCCGAGGTGCGGGGAAGGAGTCGGCCCCCGAGCGCCAGGTGGCCACTGTCGCTCAGGTCGATGCCCTCGCTGACGCGCTCGGGCCCCGCTGGCGTCTCATGGTCTACCTCGGCGCGTACGGTCCGCTGCGCCCCGAGGAGCAGGCCGAGTTGCGCAGAAGGGACGTGGACCTGGACACCATGACGATCCGGGTGCGCATGGCAGCCCCCGAGCTGACGACCGGTCGGCGGGTCCCCGGCGACACCAAGTCTGAGGCCGGAAGGCGGCTGATCGTCCTTCCCTCCTTCCTGCGGACCGACCTTCGCCGTCACCTCGACTGGTACGCGGAGAAGGGGCCGGACGGGCTCCTTTTCGTGGGCGAGAAAGGCAAGCCGTTCCGGCGCTCCACCTTCGGGCGGAAGTGGCGCCGTGCTCGGGAGGTGGTCGGCGTCCCGGACGGCTTCCGGTTCTACGATCTGCGCCACACGGGGCACACCATGGCGACACGCTCCGGCGCCACGCTCAAGGACACGATGGTGCGCGCCGGCCAGTCCTCGGAGCGGGCCGCGTTGATCTATCAGCACTCGGACCTGTCCCGCCAACAGGAGATCGCCACGGGCTTGGACGCTCTGGTGCGGACCGAGCGGGAACGTGCGAAGGAAGGCGACGCCGGGCCTTCTGGTGCGGATCTGGTGCAAGACGCTTAG
- the dcd gene encoding dCTP deaminase, whose translation MLLSDKDIRAEIDAGRVRIDPFDESMIQPSSVDVRLDRYFRVFENHRYPHIDPAVEQVDLTRQVSPEGDEPFILHPGEFVLASTYEVVTLPDNLASRLEGKSSLGRLGLVTHSTAGFIDPGFSGHVTLELSNLATLPIKLWPGMKIGQLCLFQLSSPAEFPYGSERYGSRYQDQRGPTASRSYLNFHRTEV comes from the coding sequence GTGCTTCTCTCAGACAAGGACATCCGGGCCGAGATCGATGCCGGTCGGGTGCGGATCGATCCGTTCGACGAATCGATGATCCAGCCCTCCAGTGTCGATGTGCGTCTCGACCGGTATTTCCGGGTGTTCGAGAACCATCGGTATCCCCATATCGACCCCGCCGTCGAGCAGGTGGATCTCACGCGGCAGGTCTCGCCCGAGGGCGACGAGCCGTTCATCCTGCACCCGGGGGAATTCGTGCTCGCCTCGACGTACGAGGTCGTCACGCTGCCCGATAATCTCGCCTCGCGTCTTGAGGGAAAGAGTTCGCTCGGCCGGCTCGGGCTCGTCACGCATTCCACGGCCGGTTTCATCGACCCCGGTTTCTCCGGGCACGTCACCCTTGAGCTGTCGAATCTGGCAACCCTGCCGATCAAGCTGTGGCCCGGCATGAAGATCGGCCAGCTCTGCCTGTTCCAGCTGAGTTCGCCCGCCGAGTTCCCGTACGGCTCGGAGCGGTACGGCTCGCGCTACCAGGACCAGCGGGGGCCCACCGCCTCCCGTTCCTACCTGAACTTCCACCGGACCGAGGTGTGA
- a CDS encoding Yip1 family protein — MAGFRIGRGRDNRTSGQQQNPGGRPPQGQYPAPGQRRQQPYGGAPRPPQSGGNGWPAAPQGNGWPAPQGRPSGPGEPEYFGGPPQGHPGPRNGGHGYPDNRPPQQQGGGYGYPGPSAQPPYPSSAQHNNPGHTQAFAIGEDPYGHDAPPAPAAPSGPRLRWQDLLSGIVLRPHQTFQRMRDYPVWGPALVVTFVYGLLAIFGFDEARDDVIHATLGTAVPYVLTAAVMITVSAFVLGVVTHTLARQLGGDGSWQPTVGLSMLIMTLTDAPRLIIAMFAGGDASFVQVVGWITWIAAGLLFTSMVSRSHDLAWPRALGASAIQLAALLSLIKLGTF; from the coding sequence GTGGCTGGATTCAGGATCGGACGCGGCCGGGACAACCGCACGAGTGGGCAGCAGCAGAACCCTGGGGGCAGGCCCCCGCAGGGTCAGTACCCCGCGCCGGGGCAGCGGCGGCAGCAGCCGTACGGCGGTGCCCCGCGCCCGCCGCAGAGCGGCGGCAACGGCTGGCCGGCGGCACCCCAGGGCAACGGCTGGCCCGCGCCCCAGGGCAGGCCCTCGGGTCCGGGCGAGCCGGAGTACTTCGGCGGCCCCCCGCAAGGCCACCCGGGCCCGCGGAACGGCGGCCACGGCTACCCGGACAACCGCCCCCCGCAGCAGCAGGGCGGCGGCTACGGCTACCCGGGCCCCTCCGCGCAGCCCCCGTACCCCTCCTCCGCCCAGCACAACAACCCGGGCCACACGCAGGCATTCGCGATCGGCGAGGACCCGTACGGCCACGACGCGCCCCCCGCCCCCGCGGCGCCCTCGGGCCCCCGGCTGCGCTGGCAGGACCTGCTCAGCGGCATCGTGCTGCGCCCGCATCAGACCTTCCAGCGGATGCGCGACTACCCGGTCTGGGGCCCGGCGCTCGTCGTCACGTTCGTCTACGGGCTGCTCGCGATCTTCGGCTTCGACGAGGCCCGCGACGACGTCATCCACGCGACGCTGGGCACGGCGGTCCCGTACGTGCTCACCGCGGCCGTCATGATCACGGTGAGCGCCTTCGTGCTCGGCGTCGTCACGCACACGCTGGCCCGCCAGCTCGGCGGCGACGGCTCCTGGCAGCCCACGGTGGGCCTGTCGATGCTGATCATGACGCTGACGGACGCGCCACGCCTGATCATCGCGATGTTCGCGGGCGGCGACGCCTCGTTCGTGCAGGTCGTCGGCTGGATCACGTGGATCGCCGCGGGCCTCCTCTTCACCTCGATGGTGAGCCGCTCCCACGACCTCGCCTGGCCCCGTGCGCTGGGCGCGAGCGCGATCCAGCTCGCGGCGCTGCTCTCACTGATCAAGCTCGGGACGTTCTGA
- a CDS encoding excisionase family DNA-binding protein — MTTADRLLTVEQVAELLGTTVRFPRRLIAERRITFVKVGRHVRIPESVVTAYIDAHTVEPVLRGRRFRAVA, encoded by the coding sequence GTGACTACGGCTGATCGTCTGCTCACTGTGGAGCAGGTTGCCGAACTGCTCGGGACCACTGTGCGCTTCCCCCGGCGGCTGATCGCTGAGCGGCGCATCACCTTCGTAAAGGTGGGGAGGCATGTCCGTATCCCCGAAAGCGTCGTCACGGCATACATCGACGCACACACCGTCGAGCCGGTCCTGCGTGGGCGGCGTTTTCGGGCGGTGGCCTGA
- a CDS encoding phosphoribosyltransferase, whose translation MNSGKREELSYEDFGGAVRALAQTIADDGYEPDIVLSIARGGVFVAGGLAYALDVKNINLVNVEFYTGVGTTLEMPVMLAPVPNAIDFSNKKVLIADDVADTGKTLKLVHDFCVEHVAEVRSAVIYEKSQSLVKCEYVWKRTDDWINFPWSVQPPVVRRDDQVLDA comes from the coding sequence GTGAACAGCGGCAAGCGCGAAGAGCTTTCGTACGAGGACTTCGGCGGCGCCGTCCGCGCGCTCGCGCAGACCATCGCCGACGACGGCTACGAGCCCGACATCGTGCTCTCCATCGCCCGCGGCGGCGTCTTTGTCGCCGGTGGTCTCGCCTACGCCCTCGACGTCAAGAACATCAATCTTGTCAACGTCGAGTTCTATACCGGTGTGGGTACGACGCTCGAAATGCCCGTCATGCTCGCGCCCGTTCCCAACGCCATCGACTTCAGCAACAAGAAGGTCCTTATCGCTGACGACGTCGCCGATACCGGGAAGACCCTCAAGCTCGTGCACGACTTCTGTGTCGAGCACGTCGCCGAGGTGCGCAGCGCCGTCATTTACGAGAAGTCGCAGTCTCTCGTCAAGTGCGAGTACGTGTGGAAGCGCACGGACGACTGGATCAATTTCCCGTGGAGCGTCCAGCCGCCCGTCGTGCGCCGCGACGACCAGGTGCTCGACGCCTGA